The Liolophura sinensis isolate JHLJ2023 chromosome 12, CUHK_Ljap_v2, whole genome shotgun sequence genome segment CTTTTCTGTTTTTCGTAAATTCTTGCCTACATATTGAGCTATCTGTAATATCACTCACACTCATTCCTGAACTTGATTTTAGTCAGTGTCAGTGAAACGAAGATTTCATTGCCACGGGTGACATCATAAGTATTAAAAAACTAATGGCATAATAACTCAGTTTAAAGAATCACACAACAAGAAGAATGGCTTGTTGCCTAATGCTGGACGCTAAGCGATAGAGTATATCCTAATTGCATCTATATCTACACTGATGTCGACAAAACCAAGTGTGTGGTTTTCGATGCTACAAGCAACCCTAAAATTCGATCAGTTGTTCTGTCAATCAGCAGGTCATACTTTTGCATCGTttgttttaacatgggccattcactTAATAAGGGGTCTTGGTGCAAGATGACACGAAACGCGGTATGTTGCTGTTTTTTGTGCGTTTGTTTGTTGGTAGTGTTTGGCTTGTTTGTTGCGTTTTTATAGTTAAGTTTGTCTTGTttttaaatggcttagcccaataTCTGTTAACCATAGTTTCTCACCGTGACAAATGATGCTGTTCTCACAGGTGACATGTTTCAGCTCCGCGAAGGGAAGTTCTATTCCGTTGGGGGTATCTTCTTAACAGTCACATGGTTAAATCCGGCCAACTACTCCAGAGCACAGCAGTTCATATTCGGCTGTCAGCTCCATGACCCTACCCGGGGGAACAGGTATCTACTTAActcacagttacctcccttacacTATTACGTTTACGTGTATGTAACACAGAGGTTTGTACTCGGCAGACAAagatgattgatgttttgcaaTCCCTTAGATTATTACGTCTTCGTGTTCGTGTTTGTAACACAGAGATTTATGCTCAACAGACAGATagatgattggtgttttccaaTCCCTTAGATTATTACGTCTTCGTGTTCGTGTTTGTAACACAGAGATTTATGCTCAACAGACAGATagatgattggtgttttccaaTCCCTTAGATTATTACGTCTTCGTGTTCGTGTTTGTAACACAGAGATTTGTGCTCAACAGACggatgattggtgttttccaaTCCCTTAGATTATTACGTCTTCGTGTTCGTGTTTGTAACACAGAGATTTGTACTCAACACACAGAAACATGATTGTGTTTTCCAATCCCTTAGATTATTACGTATACCTGTTCGTGTTTGTAACACAGAGATTTGTGCTTAACAGACGGACAGATGATTGGTGCTTTCCAATCCCTTAGATTATTACGTCTTCGTGTTCGTGTTTGTAACACAGATTTGTACTCAACACATAGAAACATGATTGTGTTTTCCAATCCCTTAGATTATTACGTCTTCGTGTTCGTGTTTGTAACACAAAGATTTGTACTCAACAGACAGAaatatgattgatgttttccAGTCCCTGTTTAGAATGACTTACGATAAAACTCAGGTGTACCTTATTCTTGGCCTAGACTGTACGGAGTAAAGCAAATATAGTTTGCATCACCATTGTTCTTGAATGTAATGAATTCTTTACTTTGCGCAAGGCATGGCTCAAAGATTTCTCAACAATTCACACTCATCCATGGTAAGACGAATAGCAAGCCTACATTCTCGGCTTCATGTTGATTGGGTTGGCTTGCACGAATTTTACATAGCTCACATGGAATGTACTTTTTCCACAGTGGACAGATAATGGCTGTGACTTCAGACCTTAACCTCACCCGGGTCAACAGCTTCGGTCAGCTGGTTTCCGCCATAAAGAGCGGCTACAACTTCCGGTTTTATGTGCGGTATATGAACTGCAAACAAGGTCCTAAAGTCAACGCTTTTGCTGGAGGTATTATTGAAGGTACGAAAATAATAATCCGAGTGATTTCATCCCCGTAAGccttatacatgcatatgtctTTCGACTTTTGTTGATCAGCATATGCATTGTGACAAAGAGAATGGTTATTAACTTGTCTGGGTTTATCAGTCCAGCACCTTGTGTTAGTAACTTAAACAGGTTTTACCCTTGCCCACGGAAACAGACCGCGCTAACATGTGACCGCGCTAAGTGGTATATAATATAAGACTTACAACATAaagaacaaaaccagagcagagaggACCTGTGATAATTGGTAAATGGTCAGACGCAACCGGTGAAACGTGGccacttgtcagtttatctcagttagtgttttattctaagaCACTACTAAAAGAGTAACTGTTAAGTCCTTGGTGTTTAGAATTAAGATGGGTATATAGGACACACACTGGTTAGCCTGGTGTCAAACACTGCGACTGGTTGGACTGTATTATGTGTTAACTTGGATAACATCATACGgaggcaataaaataaatacgttGGCGTTTTGACAAGCTTATTGGTAAAGGTTCTCGTCATGCTACAACTGGAATAAAGCTGACAGGAAGGCCAAGTAAAGAACCAAGGGTAAATGTGGCATGATATCATTATATTTTTCGACAAGACCGGTAATACCAGATGTTTATCCTGACAACAACATTATTACTAACTATGTCCCTCCCAGATTTCTTGCCATCGTTATAGAAGATGAGTTTGCCTTTCACATGTGCGAAAATCGTGTTGTACTTTGTCACTCTGGGAGATGAATTTGTCaaacattaatttaattaaacctTTTACATCATGTTACTTCTCTccggtccgccagcaacctgcggatggtcgtgggtttcaaccgggctctgcccggtttcctcccaccataatgctggtcaccgtcgtataagtgaaatattattgagtacggcgtaaaacaccaatcaaataaataaataaatcatgttacaTCTGGAATAAGATTGACAGGAAGGTTAAGTAAAGAAACCAAGGGTAGATTTGACATGGTATTTTTCGACAAGATGAGTTTGTCAGTCATTTAATCCGTTAAACCTTTATGAAAGTCCCAAAACCAAAATTGGCTTGAAATATGTGAGAAATCCTGTTCAAGTTTGTCAGTCACTTACTTTTACCTATATGTAATGCATTTTGCTGATGTCACACGTTGAGAATTACaggtttgtttgattgatataAATTTGTTCTCTTGAGATATAAGGCAAGTTATGTACTTTCtgagttctttgatggtttgtgttgaacgtataGTTTTGGAAATTGAGTTTTGCTaatattgacccggaacgtccatttagGCTGACGGCTAGTGAacgaatctatgcgtcgaaacagacatttgtataccagccgtcaaccaaataGGATGTTCgaggttaataatcgcaaagtcaattcccaaaacgacgtataagaCAACTACCCACACCCCTCCCAAAAAGGACCAGAGAAAGTAGATAAAGCACAAAAATaggacagttttcaatgatgttagaagaCGCAAAGTGTATGTTTTAGACGAGTGTTTCTTTCGAAGCCCTTAAACGTTAACAATTGTCAGGTAAATGAAAATAGTTTGTATTCCTCTTTTGGGTTACAACAGGAATGAACCTCGATCCGATGGGGAAATCGGTATCATTTGGTAAATCCAAATTGATCACAAACTACCAAGGCTCTGGTTACGTCACAGACGTTGTCACCGGCGTCATCTACGAGAATGGCTTCTACGCAACGTTCACGGCCTCTGATGACTACGTACAGACCTTCAAGAGAGTGTACATCGAGACGTTTGTGTGCGACATGACCTCATCCTCTGTTCAGGGTGCCGtggacttgtacatgtactagactTCTAAATGGACACGTAGTCCTCACACTGGAAACTTGTTCAAGTACCAACCTGTAGTCACTTTTCCACGGACTTACGGACATGTACTAGAATTCTAAAtggacatttatttataaaaattaaCACTTATGTTAACATCAGAGTTCCTTTGACACATAACACGTCCTGATTCATTTCCCATGCCTGACAACTATTTTAGAATGTTCGTCGTAACgttgcaaagaaataaatcggAAGTTGTTATCTACATAAAAATCTGTAATTTTATGCTCTCAACTTTTAAATGCCTCTTAAGAAACTTGGTTATGTTGTAAAACTTGTCCGCATACGAGACAATTCCTCGTGTACATTTAGCACTCCGTGTTACAAGCCTATTCAAATAAAACATTCCCTTCTGTTCAGTAAACGCTGTGTactcaacattttcattgtCCCTGCTGATGTCAATTAGCATAATGATTAGGCCATGCATCGAGCGTATCAGCGGTAATATCACTCTGCATACGGAGTCAGATCGAATAGTCAGAGCTGGTGAAGACTGTTAGGACATAGCTTTGATAACCCGCACATATAACAACTCAATCATACATGTCTGTGAACCTGACTGGATGAAAGCGGTATCAACGGTATGACAACTCACATTATTCTACATCTGTCCAATAAAAATGGATCTATAGGCCTACCTTCAATGATCACATTCAACTAGTTAACCATTTAGGCTTTGGATTAAACcgtcaaaagtatcatttctaCTTGctacagaatttatttatttatttatttatttatcgatttatttggttggtgctttacgccgtactaaagagtgtttaacttatacgacatcggccagcattatggtgggaggacaatGGGcagaccaggggaaacccacaaccacccgcagacATTCCCATATATGGCCGAAGAAGAAAACAGCATaggctggactcgaactcacagcggcgTCGGCCAGGGCCACGTTGGTCGGAGATAACAATTGGGTACATATCACAACATTGTTTCTCGAGCACAGCTTTATTACATCACTTCATTTAGTCTTGAATTTGAAATCTCTTCAACGATACATCATCTCGCTACAATCGCCATTAGTGAAGCTGAAAGGGGTGTAATACCAGACACAAAAATACGGGAAACCACCaaggtgcatatatatatatatatatatatatatatatatatatatatatatatatatatatatacatcttttCAAGGGAGGCTACTCTGATGATGGTAAATAccagaggaaaaaaaacatgatgcaCCACTGATAGTACTATACTTACTTATATCACTGTGTAGAGTAACAGTTTCTGTCATGGTGTCTGGTAGAAATCAAAAGGGTAACTATCACAAAAACTTTAAACCGATAATATTAAACcgatacataaatatttatatttcagtgTAAAACTAACAAGCATTATTTACAATTCAGCACGGTTATAGGAGCCTATACACAAGgtaattaacaatattaaacCGTGTCCCGTTAAAGTCTAATTACTTCTTATATGTTAACAACGTCGGTACTTATATACAAGTATCTTTCTGTTGCGACCGATATGCTGACGTATTATTTTCTAAGATGTTGAATGAGAGGAGTCCTATGATTTCGCATGTACTACCCGCGACACTCTAGACTGCGCATGGAGCACTGATAGTTCCGCAGTAATGTCGCTATGATTGGTCAGTTTAGTCTGTTGCCAAGGGAGCCCGCAATCTAGTTTCTGAAAATTCACGCGTCTAGGAGAATGTAAATGGGAAAATGACAGACAAAAGACCTCGGCTTTACCATACTTTCCGGTACTTCTCTTTGTGTGCTCTTGTTTTTAAGAAAAAGTTTAACTCCAATAGCAACctttaaatgtgtgaaaaatttttCAAAGGTCTAGGTTTCATTTCTTAAATCGTCATTTTTCAAAATTAGTCAGGTGAAGAAGAACAGTTTTGAACCAAGGCCAAAACACACCTCAATCACCAGAGAGAACCTAGAGTGCGCATgttaaattttcaattttcatttgGTCACGTGAGTGTTGCTTCGTCTCCCATCGCCATGTCAGCCTGTATTCATGTTGCACCTCGCATCTGATCTGatcattgttttcttgtgacatTCAGACCACAGACTGGCTCTGGGTAGCGTTTTCAGCCAATAGCAGTCTCACGTTTCCAAGGACTCATTCCTGCAGGAAAGACCTTCACATGAACATCCGCTGGGCGCGGCAAAGTAAACCGCATATACTGAATGACAAGTCTGACGCGAGGAAACGTCATATTGAAATTAACACAATCAAACACCTGCAAGGCCTCTAAGcctataaataaatctgtaatatTGACTGTAACTAACTTCATTATCTGTAAGAGCCAATAAGTGGTCTTAACCGGATAGAGTTCATTATTAAATATCGTCAAGATGTTACTTAATGAACTCTGTCCTGCACAAGTAAACTGCATAGCCAGTTTTCCTATGGAGCGTCGAGACAAAGTAATTAAAAGTAAGTAATGAACAACAGATTACCCATCGCACGAGGAAGGAATTGTTCCTTTCTCATCTACCATTCATCTCCAGTTACTGTCTTTCGTGAAAAGTGCGTAGATTACAACAGTCTTTTAATTACTATATACgttatattacaatgtaaatgaCAGTGACGGCTTCGACTGATTTGAATGGGTATCTAAGTAATTCtgttcaccaatgaggtcaatATCTACATTCCCGCCCTGTTCAAGCAATAACATGAGCAGGTACTGGTTTAGACGATTTAAATAGGTATCTACGTAAATTCTATTCACCCATGAAGTCAATATCTACATTCCCGTCCTGTTCAAGCAATACCATGAGCAGGTACTGGTTTAGACGATTTGAATAGGTATCTACGTAATTCTATTCACCCATGAAGTCATTATCTACATTCCCGTCTTGCTCACGCAATATCACGAGCAGTTATTATACCTAGCCCgaactgaattttaggtatggtacatttattcaagcgtcaCCAAGGCTGCcgggtttaacccaggaaaccctatctccactgtcggCTAATCAGCATGGATTCTGTATCTCGTGCATTTATGCAGCAAAACGTACCATATACTGGCTATAAACAATTTGATAGCACACCAACaactttgtttctttttttttcaaagtgttAAATTGTGGGTGAGctttatgcatttatatttcGGCCTGAATTCTTTTTATCGTTTTAATTCGCAGAACAGTACTTTGGTACCCAAATAGCAGGTAAAACTCAGCTGCTCAATTTTGATGGGTTACCCAATGTCGTGTGGTGACAGGATCACAAGTTTATTTCAACGGGACAAATGACTACAGCAAAACTTTGGACAAGTGTAAACCTGTATGCCTTTAAGATGTTTACTGAATTCTCTTGCCTATGATGATCTTCTCTCCAAGCTGGAAATTTCCTTTATTATGGCCGGTGCTTGCCCCAAGGCCCTGACTTAGACTGTGGTATGGTTGTCCGTATCGCACTTTAGTGTCAAGGCGGTATTGACCCCCTGACAACGTCTCCGACATATGATGCGCCCGGGGATTGATCCCCCTCTCTGTCATGGGGGGTCCGGTGGCTGGTTTGGGCTTCCGGCCGTTGACCACCTGTCCGTCTACCGGGGAGCCACCCCGACGAAGGGGAGGCAAAAAGGAATTCTTGAACGACCTGTTTGTGTCAATTTTCAAACTGTCTCCTTTGTCGGCATACGCATGTAACCGATTGACCGAGGACTCGATGGCTGCATAGCTAGCCAAGTCCTTTTCTGCAGCCGCTAGTTTTGACTTCAAGTCATTCACCTCGTTTTCCAGAATCTCAATTTTCTTGTCCTTTTGTTTAGAGGCTATCTTCAAGTCTTGGAGCTGTTTCTTCATGACCGACATCAAGGCGGATTGCCAAACATTGCCCGCGTTTTTAGTTCTCTCTTTGGTTCGCGCTTCTTCGCCTTTACTCTCCTGTTCCTTTACTAAATCGCTATACTTAGCCACTTCCTCTTTAAGAGTGTGCAAGTGTTCGTCGTTTTGTATGGCAAATCGTTTGTACGCCTGTACCAGACTAGTGGCGTTACCATCCGCCCCCAGATGCATGATTATCCAGTCTCGTTCCTCCTGCAGACTCTCGTACTTCCTCTCCACCTCACTCAGATGACTCAGCTTCTCTAAAACTTTGTCCATGTCTTCTAACAAGGTCGTCAGTTCAGGCTTGGGAATGCCTATGTCATCTGTGTCCAGTGTTTTCTTCGATACACCTTGAACGCTGTTTATTTTTCGCCTGATTCGGTCCAGTGTTGACTCTTGTTCTTCGATTTTCTCTTGAACACGCCTTAAAGAAGAGTCGTTCGCGAGGTTGAACTTTATCTGGCGATTAAGTTGTTCCTTGTGTTTCGCGTCCAGCTCTAGCATGTTTTGTTTGAGCGACGATATCTGCGCCTTCAGCAAGGACACTTCTTCGCACGACCCCTTCAGCCTCTGCTGCAGGTCACAGATGGTTGACTGGTTTTGCTTATTTTCCTCTTCGTGTTTGAAGGTTTGcattatttgcttttctttgaTGGCCAATGTTTTATCCTTCTCCGTGAATTCGCTTTTCCAAGAATTTTTTACTAGTTCTTCTCTGAcctttttcaaaagaaaaagaaaaaacgcaTTAAATTaagtgaatttatttgtttaattatttcattattggcTTCTGTGATACTCAAGATGGGTTTATATGCGGAGAACCCGAAGTGAATCTTTGCAATACACTTGGAAATCCAACTGACTTATAGCCACCACCGAATGCGCGACGATTGGATTCGAACCTACAACCTCAAAGGTCAGGTTTATCGGCGGTGGTAAGAACAACGCTCTAGTCGACTTACCATCAGACGAAATTGTACACCCATATTACTAACCAAATAATTGACTGAGATGCATAATCAGTAATTTCCGATCCAAACCATATAGTTGATAACACCTTCGACATCGCTTGTAGGATATAGCTTGTGAATGAAATAACGGATTCGTTATTATAGGAATACGCTAATTAATCTCGTAGCAGTCGAAAGTTAATGCGTAACAGATAAGTCTTAACTCCACCCATTCATGAGAACGCATTCTCACTAAatctttgttgttttattatcacatttaactAACATTGTCCACACTAATGGTGCATTCAGAGCATGAATTTAGTTCTTCGATTATCTGTAACAATACTACAATCTATGAATGTTTCGATGCTAACCTTATCTGCGATGTAACTTTCCAGTTTCTTCTTCTCGAAATCTCGAAGTTTCTCTAAGAATGGCAGACGTTTTTGGATATCTTTCACACTTGCAATGTCATCCTTACTCACTGGAAAACAGAACCAAATTAATATTGACCATTTACTGTTTataattcaacaacaacatcaacggATCAACAGACTCCTGGTACATACTTATAGAATTCGAGCCGAGCGCACAAAAAGCAGTTGGAGAGAGGACGCACATCGAAGCGAGAACATTTGAAGTTTTTGGTAACGTTTAAGTTACGAGCACTGTTACAAGGAGAGGTAATTTAAAGATTCCAGTACATTGGCAAATCAAGATATACTGTCTCTCTTacttgttattgttgtttttttgtcgtTCGATTAAATCAACTTAATGCTGACtttaatgaaattaatttcaGTGTAGTACCTACTGAAAAATCTGTTCCCGTTAAATATTATGATAAAATTTCACGTTTTGTACATCAGTGGATGAAAACAGTTGAGAAGTCACGCAGTATTAAAAGTTAATGCGTAACGGACTGAATCTACCTGCTTTACCGTGTAGTAATTAGAGTTTGCCATTTTA includes the following:
- the LOC135479436 gene encoding CAP-Gly domain-containing linker protein 1-like codes for the protein MNNKQKTALANSRNFLAKNIVWTPEFAGKLVAEGVLTQFILDDIQKHEGREAIIHALLEVLPLKGGQTFDKFCDLLQWSGHCFLADYLRDEVSKDDIASVKDIQKRLPFLEKLRDFEKKKLESYIADKVREELVKNSWKSEFTEKDKTLAIKEKQIMQTFKHEEENKQNQSTICDLQQRLKGSCEEVSLLKAQISSLKQNMLELDAKHKEQLNRQIKFNLANDSSLRRVQEKIEEQESTLDRIRRKINSVQGVSKKTLDTDDIGIPKPELTTLLEDMDKVLEKLSHLSEVERKYESLQEERDWIIMHLGADGNATSLVQAYKRFAIQNDEHLHTLKEEVAKYSDLVKEQESKGEEARTKERTKNAGNVWQSALMSVMKKQLQDLKIASKQKDKKIEILENEVNDLKSKLAAAEKDLASYAAIESSVNRLHAYADKGDSLKIDTNRSFKNSFLPPLRRGGSPVDGQVVNGRKPKPATGPPMTERGINPRAHHMSETLSGGQYRLDTKVRYGQPYHSLSQGLGASTGHNKGNFQLGEKIIIGKRIQ